A window from Bacillota bacterium encodes these proteins:
- a CDS encoding D-alanine--D-alanine ligase translates to MARKIRIGVVFGGRSGEHEVSLTSARSVLKYLDRERYEVIPIGIDKAGRWLMGEGALPALESRLDTDLLPVSLLPDPTSQKLVSIDEAKISEVIQEELDVIFPVLHGTYGEDGSIQGLFELANIAYVGAGVTASAVAMDKAMTKALLEAHGLPQLPYLVVLRWQWETQPEEVLARVKEELGFPCFVKPANLGSSVGISKAHDRESLEAAINLACQFDRKLVIEQGAPPSREVECAVLGNDHPKASVLGEIVPDREFYDYAAKYEDSDSQLIIPARISEKATEEVRNLALQVYKAVDCAGMARVDFFVGIEDEKVYVNEINTIPGFTPISMFPKLWEVSGLSYPQLLDRLVELALERHQDKQRNRTSYLD, encoded by the coding sequence ATGGCACGAAAAATTAGAATTGGAGTGGTCTTTGGCGGCCGTTCCGGAGAGCATGAGGTGTCCCTAACGTCGGCTCGGTCGGTACTTAAGTATCTGGATCGGGAGCGGTATGAGGTGATCCCCATCGGGATCGACAAGGCCGGTCGCTGGTTGATGGGGGAAGGGGCCCTGCCCGCGCTGGAAAGCCGCCTTGATACCGACTTGCTTCCCGTTTCTCTCCTACCGGATCCCACCAGTCAGAAGCTGGTGAGCATCGATGAGGCCAAGATTTCCGAAGTGATCCAGGAGGAGCTGGACGTGATCTTCCCGGTACTCCACGGCACCTATGGAGAGGATGGCAGTATTCAAGGGCTCTTTGAACTGGCCAACATTGCCTATGTGGGCGCAGGGGTTACCGCTTCAGCAGTGGCCATGGACAAAGCGATGACCAAGGCCCTTTTGGAGGCCCATGGTCTGCCGCAGCTGCCCTATCTGGTGGTGTTGCGATGGCAATGGGAGACTCAGCCCGAGGAGGTCCTGGCCCGGGTCAAGGAGGAACTGGGCTTTCCCTGCTTCGTTAAACCCGCCAACCTGGGCTCCAGCGTTGGGATCAGCAAGGCCCATGATCGAGAAAGCCTTGAGGCGGCCATCAACTTGGCCTGTCAATTTGACCGGAAACTAGTGATTGAGCAAGGCGCTCCCCCCAGTCGAGAGGTGGAGTGTGCAGTTCTGGGTAATGACCACCCCAAGGCTTCGGTGTTGGGGGAGATTGTCCCCGATCGGGAGTTTTATGATTATGCCGCCAAGTATGAAGACAGTGACTCCCAATTGATTATCCCCGCCAGGATCAGTGAAAAGGCCACAGAGGAAGTACGTAATTTGGCATTGCAGGTCTACAAGGCAGTGGACTGCGCGGGTATGGCCCGGGTAGACTTTTTTGTCGGGATCGAGGACGAGAAGGTCTATGTCAATGAAATTAACACCATTCCCGGCTTTACCCCGATCAGCATGTTCCCCAAGCTCTGGGAAGTGTCGGGTCTGAGTTATCCCCAGCTTCTGGATCGATTGGTGGAGTTAGCTCTAGAGCGGCACCAGGACAAACAACGCAATCGCACCAGCTACCTAGACTGA
- a CDS encoding DnaD domain protein, translating into MNSEWTWNVRQNTRQITVPESLLLDYKQRVGLDGVIVWIYLQLLSHTLQQGEAVDVLSWLQDQLEWDSFRVQQGFCLLVENNLVSVEGQTCTLLYPQEAPGDGMEQVPPDFPSEAAVLEGLPEGRLPQTNSGDLRREALEADVAAVVDVYEKRLGTLSPMQRAKLRFWLEAKGVAADVIAYAVDYVTKRNSLASLHTIEQQLRQWYVQGVRDFRGLLEILRTEEL; encoded by the coding sequence TTGAATTCTGAGTGGACTTGGAATGTAAGGCAAAACACACGCCAAATCACGGTGCCGGAATCTCTCTTGCTTGACTACAAACAACGGGTTGGCCTTGATGGAGTGATCGTCTGGATCTATCTCCAGCTGTTGAGCCACACCCTGCAGCAGGGTGAAGCCGTTGATGTCCTCAGTTGGCTGCAGGATCAACTGGAGTGGGACAGTTTTCGGGTGCAGCAGGGCTTTTGCCTGTTGGTGGAAAACAACCTTGTCTCCGTGGAGGGACAGACCTGCACTCTGTTGTATCCCCAGGAGGCTCCCGGGGACGGGATGGAACAGGTTCCCCCCGACTTTCCCTCGGAGGCTGCGGTGCTGGAAGGACTTCCCGAAGGGCGCCTGCCCCAGACCAATTCCGGGGACCTGAGGCGGGAGGCCTTAGAGGCTGACGTGGCCGCGGTGGTGGATGTCTATGAAAAACGTTTAGGCACCTTGAGCCCGATGCAAAGGGCCAAACTGCGATTTTGGTTGGAGGCCAAGGGTGTAGCCGCCGATGTAATTGCCTATGCCGTGGACTATGTGACCAAGCGTAACTCCTTGGCTTCACTCCATACCATTGAACAACAATTGCGCCAGTGGTATGTTCAGGGTGTCAGGGATTTTCGGGGATTGTTAGAAATTTTGAGGACAGAAGAGTTGTAG
- a CDS encoding DUF348 domain-containing protein, whose amino-acid sequence MSTLSLLVQRWTKVVGVVLVLGIIVAITLVEANMVNRVTVVVDGEPVEVRTVRTTVAGVLDQMGLAPRVSDGVTPALTETIADGARIEINTAFPVTVTTAESSYRVQTPGGTVASLLDKLGIELSDLDRVTPGLSHLVQPRDEIRVVRVNKSLVTETEPIAYEVLRWAEPNLEKGKTAILREGREGVRELVYEVTTEDGKEVDRVLVSNTVAQEPRNKIIGIGTKIVVRTLMTANGPIRYTDVLEMEATAYYPGPESTGVYADGITATGEVAGHGIVAVDPRVIPLGTRLFIPGYGVALAADVGGAIKGHRIDLCFDTYREAVHFGRRMLKVYVLE is encoded by the coding sequence GTGTCGACTCTATCGCTCCTGGTGCAGCGGTGGACCAAGGTTGTCGGGGTAGTTTTGGTATTGGGAATTATCGTAGCAATTACTTTGGTGGAAGCCAATATGGTCAATCGGGTGACGGTAGTAGTGGACGGTGAACCCGTGGAGGTCCGGACAGTCCGCACCACCGTGGCGGGGGTTTTGGATCAGATGGGTTTGGCCCCTCGGGTTTCCGACGGGGTGACACCGGCGCTCACGGAGACCATTGCCGATGGAGCCAGGATCGAAATCAATACCGCCTTTCCCGTCACCGTGACTACGGCGGAGTCCAGCTACCGGGTGCAAACTCCCGGCGGCACCGTTGCCAGTTTGCTGGATAAGCTGGGGATTGAGCTATCTGATCTGGACCGGGTAACTCCAGGGCTCTCCCACTTGGTTCAGCCCCGGGATGAAATTCGAGTGGTTCGGGTTAACAAGTCCCTGGTGACGGAGACGGAGCCCATCGCCTACGAGGTGCTGCGTTGGGCAGAGCCCAATCTGGAGAAGGGCAAGACGGCAATCCTGCGAGAGGGCCGAGAGGGAGTACGGGAGCTGGTGTATGAAGTTACCACCGAGGATGGTAAGGAAGTAGATCGGGTTCTGGTCTCCAACACCGTTGCCCAAGAACCCCGCAACAAGATCATCGGTATTGGTACTAAGATTGTGGTGCGGACGTTGATGACGGCCAACGGCCCCATTCGGTATACCGATGTCTTGGAGATGGAGGCCACGGCCTATTACCCGGGACCGGAAAGTACCGGTGTTTACGCGGACGGCATCACCGCCACGGGAGAAGTGGCGGGACACGGCATCGTCGCGGTGGACCCCAGAGTGATTCCCTTGGGGACCCGGTTGTTTATTCCCGGCTATGGGGTTGCCCTGGCCGCGGATGTCGGCGGAGCCATTAAGGGTCACCGCATTGATTTGTGCTTTGATACCTATCGGGAAGCCGTGCATTTTGGCAGAAGAATGCTGAAAGTATATGTCTTAGAATGA
- the rsmA gene encoding 16S rRNA (adenine(1518)-N(6)/adenine(1519)-N(6))-dimethyltransferase RsmA: MTIELTSPTQVLRFLESQGIHLKRSLGQNFLVDANYVQRILTAADLDPSDTVIEIGPGVGVLTLQLAQRVKKVICIEVDGEMIQALRAVLAGVDNVTLVHRDVLQVDWPELLAQQGIDRFKVVANLPYYITTPVLTMLLEQGLPVTELVVMVQREVAQRMVASPGTKDYGAFSVFTQFYSSPRIVTIVPPTVFLPPPKVHSAVVALDVAGHRLPFAVGDPKTFFQIVRAAFGQRRKMLRRALRGLPWRELTPEVITQWLEAANIEPTRRGETLSLEEFALLNRLLPRYLKTTTSKNSEADDNDSHSLHQSRHRKSDFGPDDGEHPELH; this comes from the coding sequence GTGACCATCGAACTAACTAGTCCTACGCAGGTACTTCGTTTTCTCGAATCCCAGGGCATCCACCTCAAGCGAAGTCTGGGGCAAAACTTTTTGGTGGATGCCAATTATGTCCAGCGGATCCTAACGGCCGCGGACCTTGATCCCTCCGATACAGTGATCGAAATCGGACCGGGAGTGGGAGTGTTAACCCTCCAGCTGGCCCAGAGGGTCAAGAAGGTAATTTGCATTGAAGTGGACGGGGAGATGATTCAAGCCCTAAGGGCAGTACTGGCCGGGGTGGACAATGTCACCCTGGTGCATCGGGATGTGCTGCAGGTGGATTGGCCGGAGCTGTTGGCCCAGCAGGGGATTGATCGGTTTAAGGTGGTGGCCAACCTGCCCTACTACATCACCACACCGGTGCTGACGATGCTGTTGGAACAGGGCCTGCCGGTGACGGAGCTGGTGGTGATGGTGCAGCGGGAAGTGGCCCAGCGGATGGTAGCCAGCCCCGGTACCAAGGACTACGGTGCCTTTAGTGTCTTTACCCAGTTCTACAGCAGCCCCAGGATTGTGACCATCGTTCCGCCCACGGTATTCTTGCCGCCGCCGAAGGTGCATTCCGCGGTGGTGGCCCTAGATGTGGCCGGTCATCGGCTGCCCTTTGCCGTTGGCGATCCCAAGACCTTCTTTCAGATCGTCAGGGCTGCCTTCGGGCAAAGGCGAAAGATGCTGCGGCGGGCCCTGCGGGGGCTTCCCTGGCGGGAATTGACCCCGGAGGTTATTACCCAGTGGCTGGAAGCAGCCAACATCGAACCCACTCGCCGGGGGGAAACCCTCAGCCTAGAGGAATTTGCCCTTTTGAATCGCCTGTTGCCCCGTTATCTCAAGACAACTACATCCAAGAACAGTGAGGCCGACGACAATGATTCCCACTCACTTCATCAGTCCCGCCATCGGAAAAGTGACTTTGGCCCAGATGATGGAGAGCATCCAGAGCTACATTGA
- the dnaB gene encoding replicative DNA helicase, which translates to MAVRPKDIEAPQEPLTDLSAERRVLGILVRHPEQADAVVDRLSPEHFSHETHRTIYRAILDSYTKTGRVSYTQLYRSLSREGHIPDLETVLMGLTQAFISVAELAPSVEILVEKRAKRKLMEATEQIQRMLLIDEELSLEECKSMAQELIFAATQAGADESDAKDLLEVLNKCFSNLLERQQGISTYGLSVRFPSIDAFTTGFKKKDLIILAARPSMGKTALALNFATNVAKRDIPVLIFSLEMDDEQIGDRIVLSELMRFRPSGQEITSFDYSTKLDPDQFEKVQSIYNELYSLPIKIVDRRGLTAAEIRAKARQVKAELPELGLIIIDYLQLIKPPPGSNKNWALVVGEIVREIRDLAGELDVPIIMLSQLNRGVESRDNKRPMMSDLRDSGNIEEFADVIMFLYRDDYYYPEQAAENGTQGQVEVIFAKQRRGPTGKVTLRFIKEYTRFVEEAPIPAGEAGPPVN; encoded by the coding sequence ATGGCGGTAAGACCAAAGGACATAGAAGCTCCCCAGGAGCCGCTGACGGATCTGTCTGCGGAAAGGCGGGTCTTAGGGATCCTTGTCAGACATCCAGAACAGGCCGATGCCGTCGTCGACCGCTTGTCTCCCGAACACTTCTCCCATGAAACCCATCGGACCATTTACCGAGCGATCCTTGACAGCTACACCAAAACCGGTAGGGTGTCTTATACCCAGCTGTATCGCAGCCTCAGCCGAGAGGGCCACATTCCCGACCTGGAGACGGTGCTGATGGGACTGACTCAGGCCTTTATTAGTGTTGCGGAGTTAGCCCCCAGTGTTGAAATCCTGGTGGAGAAACGGGCCAAACGCAAACTGATGGAGGCCACGGAGCAGATTCAGCGGATGCTCCTCATCGATGAGGAGCTATCCCTGGAGGAATGCAAGTCCATGGCCCAGGAGCTGATCTTTGCCGCTACCCAGGCGGGGGCCGACGAGTCCGATGCCAAGGATCTGCTGGAAGTGCTGAACAAGTGTTTCTCCAATTTGCTGGAACGCCAGCAGGGAATCAGTACCTATGGGTTGTCGGTGCGATTTCCCTCCATCGATGCCTTCACTACAGGTTTTAAGAAGAAGGACTTAATCATTCTGGCGGCCCGTCCCAGTATGGGAAAGACCGCCTTGGCTTTGAACTTTGCCACCAATGTGGCTAAGCGGGACATTCCCGTCTTGATCTTTAGTTTGGAGATGGACGATGAGCAAATCGGTGACCGGATTGTCCTCAGTGAATTGATGCGATTTAGGCCCTCCGGTCAGGAGATTACCTCCTTTGATTACTCCACGAAACTTGATCCCGACCAGTTCGAAAAGGTGCAAAGCATCTATAACGAGCTGTACAGCTTGCCGATTAAGATCGTAGACCGCCGGGGCTTGACGGCTGCGGAGATCCGGGCCAAGGCCCGGCAGGTGAAGGCGGAGCTGCCGGAGTTGGGACTGATCATCATCGACTACCTACAGCTGATTAAACCTCCCCCGGGCTCCAACAAGAACTGGGCCCTGGTGGTCGGTGAGATTGTGCGGGAAATTCGGGATCTGGCGGGAGAATTGGATGTGCCGATTATCATGTTGTCCCAGCTCAATCGCGGCGTAGAGAGTCGAGACAATAAGCGCCCGATGATGTCGGACCTGCGGGATAGTGGAAACATCGAGGAATTTGCCGACGTGATTATGTTCCTGTATCGAGACGACTATTACTATCCTGAGCAAGCGGCAGAAAACGGGACCCAGGGACAGGTAGAGGTTATTTTCGCTAAGCAGCGGCGGGGTCCCACCGGTAAGGTCACCCTGCGGTTTATCAAGGAGTACACCAGGTTTGTGGAGGAGGCTCCCATCCCCGCGGGGGAGGCGGGCCCTCCCGTCAACTAA